One part of the Arthrobacter sp. EM1 genome encodes these proteins:
- a CDS encoding hemolysin family protein, giving the protein MTPLIVAGMALVFLSFAAFLTAAESAFNYLSRHDAEAAILNSRGSALKRIMAQPVAHMRALRFWRIWFDTASAVAVTVLLTSLLDNVWLSGLIATGVMALLGFVIVGVSPRQLGRVHSAGLVRFSAPVIRWLCWVLGPIPGWLVTLGSAVAPGAPADNEAFFSEEEFRELVDRATESDVIEDNEAELIQSVFDFGDTLVRSVMVPRTDILSIDSGSSLHRAMSLFLLSGYSRIPVIGENTDQVLGIVYLKDVASVIHNLGADEVPPVVDELAREVRYVPDSKAVSELLRELQKESTHVAIVIDEYGGTAGLVTLEDLIEEIVGEIVDEYDTESAEAVELGDGSYRVSARMSIEDLGELFDLELEDDEVDTVGGLLAKALGRVPIVGSTVEVHGLRLRADRLEGRRNRVSHIIADAVPKVETDLEDLLDEAAPIQQGVSREQAE; this is encoded by the coding sequence GTGACGCCACTGATCGTTGCCGGCATGGCTCTTGTATTCCTGAGTTTTGCCGCCTTCCTGACCGCGGCCGAATCGGCTTTCAATTATCTTTCCCGGCACGACGCCGAAGCCGCGATCCTGAACAGCCGCGGTTCGGCGTTGAAACGGATCATGGCGCAGCCGGTGGCGCACATGCGGGCACTGCGTTTCTGGCGCATCTGGTTCGATACGGCCTCTGCGGTTGCCGTCACCGTGTTGTTGACCAGTTTGCTCGACAACGTCTGGCTGTCCGGCCTTATCGCCACGGGAGTGATGGCCCTGCTGGGCTTCGTGATTGTTGGTGTGTCCCCGCGTCAGCTCGGCCGGGTGCATTCGGCGGGTCTGGTCCGCTTCAGCGCACCGGTGATCCGCTGGCTGTGCTGGGTGCTGGGACCTATTCCCGGCTGGCTTGTGACCCTCGGCAGTGCGGTGGCCCCGGGAGCCCCCGCCGACAACGAGGCGTTCTTCAGCGAAGAGGAATTCCGTGAGCTGGTGGACCGTGCCACGGAATCGGACGTGATCGAGGACAACGAAGCCGAGCTGATCCAGTCGGTGTTCGACTTCGGCGACACACTGGTCCGCTCAGTGATGGTGCCCCGCACCGACATCCTCAGTATCGATTCCGGCTCGAGCCTGCACCGGGCCATGTCACTGTTCCTGCTCTCGGGCTATTCCAGGATCCCGGTCATCGGGGAGAACACCGACCAGGTGCTGGGCATCGTCTATCTGAAGGATGTTGCCTCGGTCATTCACAATCTCGGGGCCGACGAGGTTCCCCCCGTGGTTGACGAACTTGCCCGGGAAGTGCGCTACGTGCCGGACTCCAAGGCGGTGAGCGAACTGCTGCGCGAACTGCAGAAGGAATCGACGCACGTCGCGATCGTGATCGATGAGTACGGCGGTACCGCCGGGCTCGTTACGCTTGAGGACCTGATCGAGGAAATTGTCGGCGAAATCGTCGACGAATACGACACCGAGAGCGCCGAAGCCGTGGAACTCGGCGACGGAAGCTACCGGGTCAGTGCTCGGATGAGCATTGAAGATCTCGGCGAACTTTTCGACCTGGAGCTTGAGGACGACGAAGTGGACACCGTGGGCGGCCTGCTCGCCAAGGCCCTCGGGCGGGTGCCGATCGTCGGCAGTACCGTCGAAGTCCACGGGCTGAGGCTGCGTGCCGACCGGCTCGAGGGCCGGCGGAACCGCGTCAGCCACATCATTGCGGACGCCGTACCAAAAGTAGAAACTGACCTTGAAGACCTTCTCGACGAGGCCGCACCAATCCAACAGGGAGTCTCACGTGAGCAAGCAGAATAA
- the ybeY gene encoding rRNA maturation RNase YbeY, whose product MSIEVNNESGVTVDEAELVRLSRFIFERLFIHPQAELSILLVDEPAMEKLHIELMDEPGSTDVLSVPMDELTPGTPGKPTPQGMLGDIAVCPQVAEVQAVNAGHSTQDEMLLLTTHGILHLLGFDHAEPEEKEEMFGLQRELLSAFTGKDAPSETIQ is encoded by the coding sequence GTGAGCATCGAGGTCAACAACGAATCCGGCGTCACCGTCGATGAGGCCGAACTTGTACGGCTGTCCCGATTCATCTTCGAACGCCTGTTTATCCACCCGCAGGCCGAGCTGTCGATCTTGCTGGTGGATGAACCGGCGATGGAGAAGCTGCACATAGAACTGATGGACGAGCCGGGCTCCACGGATGTGCTCTCGGTCCCCATGGACGAGTTGACGCCGGGCACACCTGGCAAGCCCACGCCCCAGGGCATGCTTGGGGATATCGCGGTCTGCCCGCAGGTAGCCGAGGTCCAGGCAGTTAATGCCGGGCACTCCACCCAAGATGAAATGCTGCTGTTAACCACCCACGGCATCCTGCATCTGCTCGGCTTTGACCACGCCGAGCCGGAGGAGAAGGAAGAAATGTTCGGCCTCCAGCGCGAACTTCTTTCGGCCTTCACGGGTAAAGACGCGCCGTCAGAGACGATTCAGTGA
- the era gene encoding GTPase Era encodes MSKQNKSDVEAAHGGYRAGFAVLVGRPNTGKSTLTNALVGQKVAITSAKPQTTRHTIRGIVHRDDAQLILVDTPGLHRPRTLLGKRLNELVADTLAEVDAIGFCLPANEKIGPGDKFIAAQLSAIGNKPVIAVVTKADTVDRQALTEQLLAVAALGREVLGEDGWKDIVPVSAADGFQVETLADVLISQMPASPPLYPDGHLTDEPEAVMIAELIREAALEGVRDELPHSLAVVVDEIVPREGRPEDRPFLDVRVNLYVERSSQKAIIIGKGGARLRDVGTTARKAIEALLGARIYLDLHVKVAKDWQRDPKQLVKLGF; translated from the coding sequence GTGAGCAAGCAGAATAAGTCCGACGTCGAAGCAGCCCACGGCGGCTACCGCGCCGGTTTCGCGGTGCTCGTCGGCCGGCCCAACACCGGCAAATCGACCCTCACCAACGCGTTGGTCGGCCAGAAGGTCGCGATCACCTCGGCCAAGCCGCAGACCACGCGCCACACCATCCGTGGCATCGTGCACCGGGATGACGCGCAACTGATCCTGGTGGACACCCCGGGCCTGCACCGGCCGCGCACCCTGCTGGGGAAGAGGCTGAACGAGCTCGTCGCCGACACCCTCGCCGAGGTCGACGCGATCGGCTTCTGCCTGCCGGCCAACGAGAAGATCGGTCCGGGCGACAAGTTCATCGCGGCCCAGCTTTCGGCCATCGGCAATAAGCCCGTCATCGCCGTCGTTACGAAAGCCGACACGGTGGACCGCCAGGCTCTGACCGAGCAGCTTCTTGCCGTTGCTGCGCTGGGCCGGGAAGTTCTCGGCGAGGACGGCTGGAAGGACATCGTCCCGGTTTCCGCCGCCGACGGGTTCCAGGTCGAGACCCTTGCCGACGTCCTGATCAGCCAGATGCCGGCGTCGCCGCCGCTTTACCCCGACGGGCACCTGACGGACGAACCTGAAGCCGTTATGATTGCCGAACTCATCCGCGAAGCTGCCCTCGAAGGCGTCCGCGACGAGCTGCCGCACTCCCTTGCCGTGGTGGTTGATGAGATTGTCCCGCGTGAAGGACGCCCCGAGGACAGGCCGTTCCTTGATGTCCGGGTCAACCTCTATGTGGAGCGTTCTTCGCAGAAGGCCATCATCATCGGCAAGGGCGGCGCGCGGCTGCGTGACGTCGGCACAACAGCCCGTAAGGCGATCGAGGCGCTGCTCGGCGCCCGGATCTACCTCGATTTGCACGTGAAGGTTGCCAAGGACTGGCAGCGGGATCCGAAGCAGCTGGTGAAGCTCGGCTTCTAG
- a CDS encoding PhoH family protein — protein MTEAANGKSRISDAERSAGEFPHSLPGLRTEVVLFDNSDQMVQSLGSHDEALRFIEAQFPAVDFHVRGNELAISGPAADVPRIMRLLNEVRGLVARGTVITPAVLQQLVSMLRSQSLQSPVEILTHNILSSRGKTIRPKTLNQKNYVDAIDANTVIFGIGPAGTGKTYLAMAKAVQALQQKEVTRIILTRPAVEAGERLGFLPGTLSDKIDPYLRPLYDALHEMMDPESIPRLIAAGTIEVAPLAYMRGRTLNDAFIILDEAQNTTPEQMKMFLTRLGFGSKMVVTGDVTQVDLPFGTRSGLRIVEDILRGIDDVNFTVLDASDVVRHRLVGDIVNAYSAWDEIQRNRVKHSVARDKRGEHS, from the coding sequence ATGACTGAAGCAGCGAACGGCAAGTCCCGGATCAGCGACGCAGAGCGCTCCGCAGGTGAATTTCCCCACTCCCTCCCAGGGCTGCGGACGGAGGTAGTCCTGTTCGATAATTCCGATCAGATGGTCCAGTCACTCGGCAGCCATGATGAAGCCCTTCGCTTCATCGAGGCGCAGTTCCCGGCCGTCGATTTCCACGTGCGCGGCAACGAACTTGCGATCAGCGGTCCGGCGGCGGACGTGCCGCGGATCATGCGTCTGCTCAACGAGGTCCGGGGCCTTGTCGCCCGCGGCACAGTCATCACTCCGGCCGTCCTGCAGCAGCTTGTGTCGATGCTCCGAAGCCAGTCGCTGCAGAGCCCGGTTGAGATACTCACGCACAACATTCTCTCCAGCCGCGGCAAAACAATCCGGCCGAAGACGCTGAACCAGAAGAACTACGTAGACGCCATTGACGCCAACACCGTGATCTTCGGCATCGGCCCGGCAGGTACCGGCAAAACGTACCTGGCGATGGCCAAAGCCGTCCAGGCGCTGCAGCAGAAGGAAGTCACGAGAATCATCCTGACCCGGCCCGCCGTCGAAGCGGGGGAGCGCCTGGGCTTCCTGCCGGGCACACTCAGCGACAAGATCGACCCCTACTTGCGTCCGCTCTATGATGCCCTGCACGAAATGATGGACCCCGAATCCATTCCGCGGCTGATAGCGGCCGGCACCATCGAAGTTGCCCCGCTCGCGTACATGCGCGGACGGACGCTCAATGACGCCTTTATTATCCTGGACGAGGCGCAAAACACCACGCCGGAGCAGATGAAGATGTTCCTCACCCGGCTGGGATTCGGCTCCAAAATGGTGGTCACCGGTGACGTTACCCAGGTGGACCTGCCTTTTGGGACCAGGTCCGGCCTCCGGATCGTGGAGGACATCCTGCGGGGCATCGACGACGTCAATTTCACAGTCCTGGACGCCTCCGACGTCGTCCGGCACCGCCTGGTGGGAGACATCGTCAACGCCTACAGTGCGTGGGATGAAATCCAGAGGAACCGGGTCAAGCATTCCGTGGCCCGCGACAAGCGGGGAGAACACTCGTGA